In a genomic window of Schistocerca gregaria isolate iqSchGreg1 chromosome 5, iqSchGreg1.2, whole genome shotgun sequence:
- the LOC126272334 gene encoding exosome complex component RRP40-like, giving the protein MDVSVGDIVIPGDNFAGLPSPPGKTQSVIGPGLRIETDKVIVSQCGIIRQKGASTYFVDGYHQKRYIPAKGETVVGTITNKSGDIFKVDIGASEQASLSYLAFEGATKKNRPNVQVGDIEFSKLILPSKDMEPELVCVDSQGKKGELGPVPEGGFVFSCSLNLIRKILRKNCPLLRILGTSIPHEIAVGMNGRIWLKASTVKETVAVGNGILAAEYTDNDEIGDLCQSIFGKLSRD; this is encoded by the coding sequence ATGGATGTTTCAGTGGGTGACATTGTTATTCCAGGCGACAATTTTGCAGGTCTTCCATCTCCGCCGGGTAAAACTCAATCTGTAATAGGACCAGGGCTTAGGATAGAAACTGATAAAGTGATTGTGTCGCAGTGTGGAATAATCAGGCAAAAAGGTGCCAGCACATATTTTGTCGATGGTTATCATCAGAAACGCTACATTCCAGCCAAGGGAGAAACAGTTGTTGGAACAATAACTAATAAGTCTGGTGACATATTCAAAGTTGACATCGGTGCCAGTGAACAAGCTTCTCTGTCCTATCTTGCCTTCGAGGGGGCGACGAAGAAGAACCGACCAAATGTTCAAGTTGGAGACATCGAATTTTCCAAGTTGATATTGCCAAGTAAGGATATGGAACCAGAACTGGTTTGTGTTGATTCCCAAGGAAAGAAGGGCGAGCTTGGCCCTGTACCAGAAGGTGGATTCGTATTCAGCTGTAGTTTAAATCTTATACGGAAAATACTCCGCAAAAACTGTCCATTGCTGCGTATCCTAGGAACTAGTATACCACACGAGATAGCTGTTGGAATGAATGGAAGAATATGGCTCAAAGCATCCACTGTGAAGGAAACTGTTGCCGTTGGTAACGGTATTTTAGCAGCAGAATATACGGACAACGACGAAATTGGAGATCTGTGTCAAAGTATTTTTGGAAAGCTGTCTAGGGACTAG